One window from the genome of Pseudomonas sp. L5B5 encodes:
- a CDS encoding ABC transporter ATP-binding protein, which yields MLYRRFEQLIDIFRDTPTTTPPNRVLPFYFHYIKQVWPSFVALLVVGLFVALIEVSLFSYLSTIIDLAQGTPSVQVFSDHGLELAWMAVVALLFRPLMVGLHDLLMHQTINPGMTSLIRWQNHSYVLRQSLNFFQNDFAGRIAQRIMQTGYSLQDSSVQVIDALWHVTIYAVGALVLFADADWRLMIPLLLWIVGFIGAMRFFVPRIQKRSVDASDARSKLMGRIVDGYTNIATLKLFAHTHFEQSYAREAIAEQTEKSQLAGRVVTSMDVTITTLNGLLIASTTGLALWLWSQSLISAGAIALATGLVIRIVNMSGWIMWVINGIFENIGMVQDGLQTIAQPLQLTDREQAPRLEVTQGGVRFEHVEFHYGKANKVISDLNLDIRPGEKIGLIGPSGAGKSTLVNLLLRLYDLQGGKILIDGQDIAAVTQESLRERIGMITQDTSLLHRSIRDNLLYGRPDATDEELWEAVHKARADEFIPLLSDAQERTGFDAHVGERGVKLSGGQRQRIAIARVLLKDAPILIMDEATSALDSEVEAAIQESLETLMQGKTVIAIAHRLSTIARMDRLVVLEQGRIAETGTHAELLAHGGLYARLWQHQTGGFVGID from the coding sequence ATGCTCTATCGTCGTTTCGAACAACTGATCGATATCTTCCGCGACACACCCACGACCACCCCGCCCAACCGGGTCCTGCCCTTCTACTTCCACTACATCAAGCAAGTCTGGCCGAGCTTCGTCGCCCTGCTGGTGGTGGGCCTGTTCGTGGCCCTGATCGAGGTTTCGCTGTTCAGCTACCTGAGCACCATCATCGACCTGGCCCAGGGCACGCCCAGTGTCCAGGTGTTCAGCGACCATGGCCTGGAACTGGCCTGGATGGCCGTGGTGGCCCTGCTGTTCCGGCCACTGATGGTGGGCCTGCACGACCTGCTGATGCACCAGACCATCAACCCCGGCATGACCAGCCTCATCCGCTGGCAGAACCACAGCTACGTGCTGCGCCAAAGCCTGAACTTCTTCCAGAACGACTTCGCCGGGCGCATCGCCCAGCGCATCATGCAGACCGGCTACTCGCTGCAGGACTCCTCGGTGCAGGTGATCGACGCACTGTGGCACGTGACCATCTATGCGGTCGGCGCCCTGGTGCTGTTCGCCGACGCCGACTGGCGCCTGATGATCCCGCTGCTGCTGTGGATCGTCGGTTTCATCGGTGCCATGCGTTTCTTCGTGCCACGCATCCAGAAACGCTCGGTGGATGCCTCCGACGCCCGTTCCAAGCTCATGGGCCGGATCGTCGACGGCTATACCAACATCGCCACCCTGAAGCTGTTTGCCCATACCCATTTCGAGCAGAGCTACGCCCGCGAAGCCATCGCCGAGCAGACCGAGAAGAGCCAACTGGCCGGCCGCGTTGTGACCTCCATGGACGTCACCATCACCACCCTCAACGGCCTGCTGATCGCCAGCACCACGGGCCTGGCCCTGTGGCTGTGGAGCCAGTCGCTGATCAGTGCCGGCGCCATCGCCCTGGCCACCGGCCTGGTGATCCGCATCGTCAACATGTCCGGCTGGATCATGTGGGTAATCAACGGCATTTTCGAGAACATCGGCATGGTCCAGGACGGCCTGCAGACCATCGCCCAGCCACTGCAACTGACCGACCGGGAACAAGCCCCCAGGCTCGAGGTGACTCAGGGCGGGGTAAGGTTCGAGCATGTCGAGTTCCACTATGGCAAGGCCAACAAGGTCATCAGCGACCTCAACCTGGACATCCGTCCCGGGGAAAAGATCGGCCTGATCGGCCCGTCCGGGGCAGGCAAGTCGACCCTGGTCAACCTGCTGTTGCGCCTCTACGACCTGCAGGGCGGCAAGATCCTGATCGACGGCCAGGACATCGCCGCAGTGACCCAGGAAAGCCTGCGCGAACGCATCGGCATGATCACCCAGGACACCTCGCTGCTGCACCGCTCGATTCGCGACAACCTGCTGTACGGTCGCCCCGATGCCACTGACGAGGAGCTCTGGGAGGCAGTGCACAAGGCCCGGGCCGACGAGTTCATCCCGCTGCTGTCCGATGCCCAGGAGCGCACCGGCTTCGACGCCCATGTGGGCGAGCGCGGGGTCAAGCTCTCCGGCGGCCAGCGCCAGCGCATCGCCATCGCCCGGGTACTGCTCAAGGACGCGCCGATCCTGATCATGGACGAGGCCACCTCGGCCCTGGACTCCGAAGTCGAAGCGGCGATTCAGGAAAGCCTGGAGACCCTGATGCAAGGCAAGACGGTGATCGCCATTGCCCACCGGCTCTCCACCATCGCCCGCATGGATCGCCTGGTAGTGCTGGAGCAGGGGCGCATCGCCGAAACCGGCACCCATGCCGAATTGCTGGCCCATGGCGGGCTGTATGCGCGGCTGTGGCAACACCAGACCGGGGGGTTCGTCGGCATCGACTGA
- a CDS encoding GNAT family N-acetyltransferase, protein MPLQSLNSLSAVDPAQWDGLLKDGQPFVRHAFLSALEDSGSLGPRSGWQAEHLLHVEDGRLLAALPSYRKAHSYGEYVFDHGWADACERAGIDYYPKLLTAVPFSPVSGARVLAATQADAVELLKSLPGYLEIEGLSSAHVNFTDEFSDQALEQQSGWLLRLGCQFHWHNRGYRDFQDFLDTLSSRKRKQMRKEREQVAGQGLDFQWLEGGQMSEAQWDFVYACYANTYAIRRQSPYLTRSFFSLLAERMPEAIRVVLACQGGRPVAMAFSLIGGGSFYGRYWGCLAEFDRLHFETCFYQGMEYAIAHGLERFDAGAQGEHKLIRGFEPVLTRSWHYLRHPGLKAAVQDFLQQERAGVQAYAEQARDALPYRQA, encoded by the coding sequence ATGCCGCTGCAATCCTTGAATAGCCTGTCCGCCGTCGATCCTGCGCAATGGGATGGGCTGCTCAAGGACGGGCAACCTTTCGTGCGCCACGCCTTTCTCAGTGCCCTGGAAGACAGCGGCAGCCTCGGCCCGCGTTCCGGCTGGCAGGCCGAGCACCTGCTGCATGTGGAGGATGGCCGGCTGCTGGCGGCCCTGCCCAGCTACCGCAAGGCGCACTCCTACGGCGAGTACGTGTTCGACCATGGCTGGGCGGATGCCTGCGAGCGGGCCGGGATCGACTACTACCCCAAGCTGCTGACTGCAGTGCCTTTCAGCCCGGTGAGCGGGGCACGGGTACTGGCAGCGACCCAGGCCGACGCCGTCGAACTGCTCAAGAGCCTGCCCGGTTACCTGGAGATCGAAGGGCTCTCCAGTGCCCATGTGAATTTCACCGACGAGTTCAGCGACCAGGCCCTGGAGCAGCAATCGGGCTGGCTGTTGCGCCTGGGCTGCCAGTTCCACTGGCACAATCGCGGCTATCGCGATTTTCAGGATTTCCTCGATACCCTGAGTTCGCGCAAGCGCAAGCAGATGCGCAAGGAGCGCGAGCAGGTGGCGGGGCAGGGCCTGGACTTCCAGTGGCTGGAGGGAGGCCAAATGAGCGAGGCGCAGTGGGACTTCGTCTATGCCTGCTACGCCAACACCTATGCGATACGCCGTCAGTCACCCTACCTGACCCGCAGCTTCTTCAGCCTGCTGGCCGAGCGCATGCCCGAGGCAATCCGCGTGGTCCTGGCATGCCAGGGCGGCCGGCCGGTGGCCATGGCCTTCAGCCTGATCGGAGGCGGCAGTTTCTATGGGCGCTACTGGGGCTGCCTGGCAGAGTTCGACCGCCTGCACTTCGAGACCTGCTTCTACCAGGGCATGGAGTATGCGATCGCCCATGGGCTGGAGCGTTTCGATGCCGGGGCCCAGGGCGAGCACAAGCTGATTCGCGGTTTCGAACCGGTGCTCACCCGTTCCTGGCACTACCTGCGTCACCCAGGGCTCAAGGCGGCGGTGCAGGATTTTCTCCAGCAGGAGCGGGCCGGCGTCCAGGCCTATGCCGAACAGGCCAGGGACGCCTTGCCCTATCGCCAGGCCTGA
- a CDS encoding LysR family transcriptional regulator codes for MTVNESLHGQLHRIQTFLAVVDFASYTRAAEYLGISKAVASLHIKTLEQVLATPLLTRTTRHIALTETGQDLYDEFKGIVANIDTAFDNVMHGRNRVSGKLRISSTAEYAQAYILPLLPLFTARYPEVRLSYHFNSSLSDLVAEKLDLVIRLGHLPDSGFKGRQLADYGIVLVASPELLDGLALARPEDLADCPWIGNSNLGGPPGWTFSHPRRGEVLVRVAPGHESNSATAIRAMALAGLGLAVLPEWLVLGDLGEGRLVRVLPDYSLPRQPVHVLFPNSPHLPRKSRVFIDFLAEHLGHA; via the coding sequence TTGACAGTGAATGAGAGCCTGCACGGCCAGTTGCATCGAATACAGACCTTTCTCGCGGTGGTGGACTTTGCCTCCTATACCCGCGCCGCAGAGTATCTGGGGATCAGCAAGGCCGTGGCCAGCCTGCATATCAAGACCCTTGAGCAAGTGCTGGCAACGCCCTTGCTGACCCGCACCACGCGGCATATCGCCCTGACCGAAACCGGTCAGGATCTTTACGATGAGTTCAAGGGGATTGTCGCCAATATCGATACGGCCTTCGACAATGTGATGCATGGACGCAACCGGGTGTCGGGCAAGCTGCGCATCAGTTCCACCGCCGAATATGCCCAGGCCTACATCCTGCCGCTGTTGCCGCTGTTCACCGCGCGTTATCCCGAGGTGCGCCTGAGCTACCACTTCAATTCGTCGTTGAGCGACCTGGTGGCAGAAAAACTCGACCTGGTGATTCGTCTCGGGCACCTGCCCGACTCGGGATTCAAGGGCCGTCAGCTGGCGGACTACGGCATTGTCCTGGTGGCCAGCCCGGAGCTGCTCGATGGCCTGGCCCTGGCCCGGCCCGAAGACCTGGCGGATTGTCCCTGGATCGGCAACAGCAACCTGGGCGGACCTCCGGGCTGGACCTTCAGCCATCCGCGCCGGGGCGAGGTGCTGGTGCGGGTAGCGCCCGGGCACGAGTCGAATTCGGCCACGGCGATCCGCGCCATGGCCCTGGCTGGCCTGGGGCTGGCGGTGTTGCCGGAGTGGCTGGTCCTGGGCGACCTGGGCGAGGGGCGCCTGGTACGGGTGTTGCCCGACTACAGCCTGCCCCGCCAGCCGGTGCACGTGCTGTTCCCCAACAGCCCCCACTTGCCACGCAAGTCCCGGGTGTTCATCGATTTCCTCGCCGAGCACCTGGGACATGCCTGA
- a CDS encoding MFS transporter, whose translation MSYRYKVAVVFLLGFFIDCVNIFMSAVALPSIAAHLQVSSASVAWVANAYILGLTLVIPISTWLAGRFGHRQIIAASMLLFSLAGLLCGLADGFASLVFWRLVQGMAGGLLIPLGQALTFNLFQGTQRARISTLVMAVALLAPALSPTLGGAIVDHSSWRWVFFASLPLSLLTAVLAWCWIRTEDGPAPTRPDVQGLLLVSATLAGLLLGMSLYGSGYPAYLALACLVGGLLFAGLYHWHCRHCPRPIVDLRLLRNVRLGLSVGIYHAIPGLFTGVNLLSLFFLQDTLHLSAQHSGMFMLLYAAGALMAMLACGRFYNSLGAARLFATALVLHSAGIATLCWVGSNSDLPLLITAYLLMGLGGGAGANTAQTTALLDFSGNDTHKASVIWNINRQMAFSLGAALLLMLYNLLLRHLSATDAYHLSLLLAALMGLLPLPLLGKLNPQKVLHAPVDR comes from the coding sequence ATGAGCTATAGATACAAAGTGGCGGTGGTATTCCTCCTCGGCTTCTTCATCGACTGCGTGAACATCTTCATGTCGGCCGTGGCCTTGCCCAGCATTGCCGCGCATCTGCAAGTGTCCAGCGCCAGCGTGGCCTGGGTCGCCAATGCCTACATTCTCGGCCTGACCCTGGTGATCCCCATCAGCACCTGGCTGGCCGGACGCTTTGGCCACCGGCAGATCATCGCCGCCTCGATGCTGCTGTTCAGCCTTGCCGGGCTGCTCTGCGGGCTGGCCGACGGCTTCGCGTCGCTGGTGTTCTGGCGCCTGGTCCAGGGCATGGCCGGTGGTTTGCTGATCCCCCTCGGACAGGCACTGACCTTCAACCTGTTCCAGGGTACGCAACGAGCGCGGATCTCGACCCTGGTGATGGCGGTGGCCCTGCTCGCTCCGGCGCTGTCGCCAACCCTGGGCGGGGCTATCGTGGATCACAGCTCCTGGCGCTGGGTGTTCTTCGCCAGCCTGCCACTGTCGCTGCTGACCGCGGTGCTGGCCTGGTGCTGGATCAGGACCGAGGATGGCCCGGCACCGACCCGGCCCGATGTGCAAGGCCTGCTGCTGGTCAGCGCGACCCTGGCTGGCCTGCTCCTGGGCATGTCACTGTATGGCAGCGGGTACCCGGCCTACCTGGCCCTGGCCTGCCTGGTCGGCGGCCTGCTGTTCGCCGGGCTGTATCACTGGCATTGCCGCCACTGCCCGCGGCCCATCGTCGACCTGCGCCTGCTGCGTAACGTCCGCCTCGGCCTGTCGGTGGGGATCTACCACGCCATTCCCGGACTCTTCACCGGGGTCAACCTGCTGAGCCTGTTCTTTCTCCAGGACACCTTGCACCTGAGCGCCCAGCACAGCGGGATGTTCATGCTGCTCTACGCCGCCGGCGCCCTGATGGCGATGCTGGCCTGCGGGCGCTTCTACAACAGCCTGGGTGCCGCGCGCCTGTTCGCCACGGCCCTGGTGCTGCACAGCGCCGGCATCGCCACCTTGTGCTGGGTCGGCTCCAACAGCGACCTGCCCCTGCTCATCACCGCCTACCTGCTCATGGGCCTGGGCGGCGGCGCGGGCGCCAATACCGCGCAGACCACCGCCTTGCTGGACTTCAGCGGCAACGATACGCACAAGGCCAGCGTGATCTGGAACATCAACCGCCAGATGGCCTTCAGCCTGGGCGCCGCCTTGCTGCTGATGCTCTACAACCTCTTGCTCAGGCACCTTTCGGCCACCGATGCCTATCACCTGAGCCTGCTGCTGGCCGCCCTGATGGGCCTGCTTCCCCTACCCCTGCTCGGCAAACTCAATCCTCAGAAGGTCCTCCATGCACCAGTTGATCGTTAA